The proteins below are encoded in one region of Apostichopus japonicus isolate 1M-3 chromosome 22, ASM3797524v1, whole genome shotgun sequence:
- the LOC139963455 gene encoding uncharacterized protein isoform X5 yields the protein MAAQRVLDQVQLVHVQNRSTIASIQRRKDVLKARSPSHEGDEDDVEHTPVQFRQVLPTVRDYRSPTIQVPFYNNVLPNAYLMESTNLTEYRSSTVAFVHNPKSGGTTVKDCMLQMSTQLGQRHPLLLTTANRHKIQADFMNGLLNAEDHRMLVGTSSFGIGESFSTRKCSYFTIVREPYDRMISHYFFCQNGGETGRPCHNKTIEEYAIQTGSILFHQMAVRITCRCQDDCNDLSLHPWTCKRDHKMVNLLQSRKEIIDLLQQHLETDFAIIGLTEEFDITLRILQQAFGLPFYDQCRHLKNNAGTYGNVDEVKLDKLKLEARQTLVQSKRVRDILEPDVILYQRMKEIFTKQKEMFLLKHPL from the exons ATGGCAGCTCAAAGGGTTCTCGATCAAG TACAACTTGTTCACGTCCAGAACAGATCAACCATTGCTTCGATTCAAAGACGAAAGGATGTTTTGAAGGCGAG ATCACCATCACATGAAGGAGATGAAGATGATGTTGAACACACGCCAGTGCAGTTTCGTCAAGTGCTACCTACAGTTCGTGATTACAGATCGCCCACAATCCAGGTCCCCTTTTACAACAATGTCCTTCCCAATGCTTACTTAATGGAGTCTACGAATCTGACGGAGTACAGAAGTTCTACAGTGGCTTTCGTTCACAATCCAAAAAGCGGAGGAACTACGGTAAAAGATTGCATGTTACAAATGTCTACGCAATTGGGCCAAAGACATCCTCTCCTTTTGACGACAGCCAACCGTCATAAGATCCAAGCAGACTTCATGAACGGTTTGTTAAACGCTGAAGATCACCGTATGTTGGTCGGGACATCCAGTTTCGGTATAGGTGAAAGTTTTTCGACAAGGAAATGTTCTTATTTTACGATTGTAAGAGAACCTTATGATCGAATGATCTCGCATTATTTCTTTTGCCAAAATGGCGGCGAAACAGGGCGTCCATGTCACAATAAGACTATTGAAGAATACGCAATTCAAACGGGAAGCATTCTGTTTCACCAGATGGCCGTTAGAATAACATGCCGATGTCAGGACGATTGCAATGACTTGAGTTTACATCCCTGGACGTGTAAACGCGATCACAAAATGGTAAATCTTCTTCAAAGTAGAAAAGAGATTATCGATCTGTTACAGCAACATTTAGAAACTGACTTTGCAATAATTGGCTTGACAGAAGAGTTTGATATAACTTTACGTATTCTACAGCAAGCGTTCGGTCTCCCGTTTTACGATCAGTGCAGACATTTAAAGAATAACGCGGGAACTTATGGTAACGTAGATGAAGTAAAATTAGACAAACTAAAGCTGGAAGCTAGGCAAACATTGGTACAAAGTAAAAGGGTTAGAGATATTCTAGAACCTGATGTGATTTTGTACCAAAGAATGAAAGAGATTTTTACCAAACAGAAAGAAATGTTTCTCTTAAAGCATCCTTTGTGA
- the LOC139963455 gene encoding uncharacterized protein isoform X4, which translates to MKKVHKRGVFAVLTFLFIFVLIVQLVHVQNRSTIASIQRRKDVLKARSPSHEGDEDDVEHTPVQFRQVLPTVRDYRSPTIQVPFYNNVLPNAYLMESTNLTEYRSSTVAFVHNPKSGGTTVKDCMLQMSTQLGQRHPLLLTTANRHKIQADFMNGLLNAEDHRMLVGTSSFGIGESFSTRKCSYFTIVREPYDRMISHYFFCQNGGETGRPCHNKTIEEYAIQTGSILFHQMAVRITCRCQDDCNDLSLHPWTCKRDHKMVNLLQSRKEIIDLLQQHLETDFAIIGLTEEFDITLRILQQAFGLPFYDQCRHLKNNAGTYGNVDEVKLDKLKLEARQTLVQSKRVRDILEPDVILYQRMKEIFTKQKEMFLLKHPL; encoded by the exons atgaagAAAGTACATAAAAGAGGGGTTTTTGCTGTTCTGACTTttctgtttatatttgttttgatagTACAACTTGTTCACGTCCAGAACAGATCAACCATTGCTTCGATTCAAAGACGAAAGGATGTTTTGAAGGCGAG ATCACCATCACATGAAGGAGATGAAGATGATGTTGAACACACGCCAGTGCAGTTTCGTCAAGTGCTACCTACAGTTCGTGATTACAGATCGCCCACAATCCAGGTCCCCTTTTACAACAATGTCCTTCCCAATGCTTACTTAATGGAGTCTACGAATCTGACGGAGTACAGAAGTTCTACAGTGGCTTTCGTTCACAATCCAAAAAGCGGAGGAACTACGGTAAAAGATTGCATGTTACAAATGTCTACGCAATTGGGCCAAAGACATCCTCTCCTTTTGACGACAGCCAACCGTCATAAGATCCAAGCAGACTTCATGAACGGTTTGTTAAACGCTGAAGATCACCGTATGTTGGTCGGGACATCCAGTTTCGGTATAGGTGAAAGTTTTTCGACAAGGAAATGTTCTTATTTTACGATTGTAAGAGAACCTTATGATCGAATGATCTCGCATTATTTCTTTTGCCAAAATGGCGGCGAAACAGGGCGTCCATGTCACAATAAGACTATTGAAGAATACGCAATTCAAACGGGAAGCATTCTGTTTCACCAGATGGCCGTTAGAATAACATGCCGATGTCAGGACGATTGCAATGACTTGAGTTTACATCCCTGGACGTGTAAACGCGATCACAAAATGGTAAATCTTCTTCAAAGTAGAAAAGAGATTATCGATCTGTTACAGCAACATTTAGAAACTGACTTTGCAATAATTGGCTTGACAGAAGAGTTTGATATAACTTTACGTATTCTACAGCAAGCGTTCGGTCTCCCGTTTTACGATCAGTGCAGACATTTAAAGAATAACGCGGGAACTTATGGTAACGTAGATGAAGTAAAATTAGACAAACTAAAGCTGGAAGCTAGGCAAACATTGGTACAAAGTAAAAGGGTTAGAGATATTCTAGAACCTGATGTGATTTTGTACCAAAGAATGAAAGAGATTTTTACCAAACAGAAAGAAATGTTTCTCTTAAAGCATCCTTTGTGA